In Brienomyrus brachyistius isolate T26 chromosome 3, BBRACH_0.4, whole genome shotgun sequence, the following proteins share a genomic window:
- the LOC125738455 gene encoding mitoregulin-like, whose protein sequence is MAYVSERTLHVAILISFASGFLAGWQANKIRRKFLDWRKKRLQDKLAETQKKLDLA, encoded by the coding sequence ATGGCTTATGTGTCAGAAAGAACTCTACATGTTGCAATACTCATTTCGTTTGCATCAGGATTCCTTGCTGGTTGGCAAGCGAACAAAATTAGAAGAAAGTTCCTAGACTGGAGAAAGAAAAGACTACAGGATAAGCTGGCAGAAACACAGAAGAAGTTGGACTTGGCGTGA